The following proteins are co-located in the Pyxicephalus adspersus chromosome Z, UCB_Pads_2.0, whole genome shotgun sequence genome:
- the ZC3H4 gene encoding zinc finger CCCH domain-containing protein 4 (The sequence of the model RefSeq protein was modified relative to this genomic sequence to represent the inferred CDS: added 211 bases not found in genome assembly): MLVMAVEGTSVHESSSPTSNHENEPNLLFLPAEREDGELEEGELEDDGGEDASRDVAEPEAPREKSEKHHSESDDEKSHRKMKRKRKKEKDKKRAKKKRRSKHKRHASSSEDFSDYSDDSDYSPSEKSHRKYRDYSPPYPPPHSQYPPPPPPSKKGYPKMDSKNYGMYEDYENEQYGDYEGDEGDEMASEEYDDFAKELNQYRRAKEGSHRGRGMRGRGKLIRGRGRGMMRGRGVYRARGRGRGFSGEEQEDDEPYEEEMEYGEEEMMGDEEYDDYSKELNQYRRSKEGRGRVFHRGRGRGLRCRGFKPMGRGRGRGTNEDDEYYEEEGDGGKYRNDYEKPYRRADKKGKVICRYFVEGRCTWGEHCNFSHDVEVPRRRGLCKFYVTGYCARADSCPYMHSDFPCKLYHTTGSCVNGEECMFSHEELTEETQELLDKLLAEDAEAGAEDEKDVEELKKQGINPLPKPPPGVGLLPTPSAPSGPSNNTGPCDPASPPPAVPIISGSSIPAPQLPGGPVPSGPLPGSDMHGPESPMEEEIMSGGPGLVPEGPVLGGPIHGGPGGPTPSGRPLPGGHISGGQMHGEPMPSIPVPGGPMPGGPMHPMIPGPREPLPPDGPLPPYQGGPMHPCEGGPMPPMQDGGPMLGSPPGGPPMEIMQDSPLSGSGPMDPQMCHRKIPSLFEIVVRPTAHLAHKLGVRPPGPPGGPPGPPPPRFPGPPGPMGPQGPMHHDMDMEEGPPMMPYGPEDGPDMMGDGPPGPDFYGEYYPEPNMEMRPDMIGDEGAYNDYGGMPEDPHGYHEHLPEEDPGNMDAQPPFNKGNITDFLPSAQRALYLRIQQKQQEEEERARRMAGGTQQDRDNEEGDPGNWYSSDEEEGGSSVTSILKTLRQQSSNRPSPQAPARDGGTGGQVDPRLQKSSPAPSSRPTDPRISRDPRLSRNPETPSSSDKGPSDPRLARHTAQSSKQDSPVNKTTGDEEEGERVLREKTVNIPLDPLPGHTIRDPRSQLQQFSHIKKDLSLNKPSFARTVLWSPEDLIPLPIPKQDLIPVPPALQSMQGLDSRLNRPPTSTSHDPRQRAAASDAPASNPSLPDFELLSRILKTVNAASSTASAPAEKPTDPRMRKPPADPRLQKSTEPVLPARPPEPTQPLPIIPPAESTTTIAPYDPRLLTAGGVSKPSGQSNVLSSISLYDPRTGNKTSADTTSNETSSKGSDSKTANKPKEPLFVRKSALDQPEADKTNSDTATDRYNSYNRPRAKTAAASDNSQAAVHNLPVPSVYGLVKQAKTGSGSPFAGNSPTQDSEQDAGSLKDVFKGFDPTASPFLQ; this comes from the exons cGCCATGCATCATCCAGTGAAGACTTTTCTGACTATAGTGATGATTCAGACTACAGTCCCAGTGAGAAGAGCCATCGAAAATACCGTGATTACAGCCCACCATACCCTCCA CCACATTCACAATACCCTCCTCCACCGCCTCCTTCTAAGAAGGGCTACCCAAAAATGGATAGTAAGAACTATGGCATGTACGAGGATTATGAAAATGAACAGTATGGGGATTATGAAGGGGATGAGGGAGATGAGATGGCCTCAGAAGAGTATGATGATTTTGCCAAGGAACTGAATCAATACCGAAGGGCAAAAGAGGGCAGTCATCGTGGCAGAG GAATGCGAGGACGGGGAAAATTAATAAGAGGACGTGGAAGAGGCATGATGAGGGGAAGGGGAGTTTACAGGGCTAGAGGTAGAGGAAGAGGATTCTCTGGAGAAGAGCAAGAGGATGATGAACCGTATGAGGAAGAGATGGAG TATGGAGAGGAGGAAATGATGGGAGATGAAGAATATGATGATTACTCAAAAGAGCTGAACCAATATCGCAGGTCTAAGGAAGGCAGAGGTAGAG TGTTTCATAGGGGTCGTGGCCGAGGTCTCCGTTGCAGGGGATTTAAACCCATGGGTCGAGGGCGAGGCAGAGGAACAAATGAAGATGATGAATATTATGAGGAGGAGGGA GATGGAGGGAAGTACCGAAATGACTATGAAAAACCGTACCGTCGAGCAGACAAGAAAGGGAAAGTCATCTGCAGATATTTTGTGGAGGGTCGTTGTACCtgg ggggaGCACTGTAATTTCAGCCATGATGTCGAAGTTCCAAGGCGCCGTGGACTGTGCAAGTTCTATGTCACAGGTTACTGTGCCAGAGCTGACAGTTGCCCATACATGCACA GTGATTTCCCTTGTAAGCTTTATCACACTACAGGCAGCTGCGTCAATGGTGAGGAGTGCATGTTCTCCCATGAGGAACTAACAGAAGAGACCCAGGAGTTGCTTGATAAG TTATTGGCAGAAGATGCAGAAGCTGGAGCTGAAGATGAAAAGGATGTAGAAGAATTGAAAAAACAAGGAATAAATCCTTTGCCTAAACCCCCACCTGGTGTTGGGCTGCTACCTACACCTTCAGCACCATCAGGACCGTCTAATAATACAGGACCATGTGATCCAGCATCACCCCCACCTGCTGTGCCAATAATATCTGGTTCATCAATTCCTGCTCCACAACTCCCTGGTGGTCCTGTTCCAAGTGGACCATTGCCAGGTTCCGACATGCATGGACCTGAAAGTCCTATGGAAGAAGAAATCATGTCTGGAGGTCCAGGGCTGGTGCCTGAAGGACCTGTTTTGGGGGGACCTATTCATGGGGGTCCAGGAGGTCCAACTCCTAGTGGCCGTCCATTGCCAGGAGGACATATATCAGGAGGTCAAATGCATGGAGAGCCAATGCCAAGTATTCCAGTTCCTGGGGGACCAATGCCTGGTGGCCCAATGCACCCCATGATTCCTGGGCCCAGAGAGCCATTACCACCAGATGGACCATTGCCCCCATATCAAGGAGGCCCCATGCATCCCTGTGAGGGAGGTCCAATGCCTCCAATGCAAGATGGAGGACCAATGCTTGGAAGCCCCCCAGGGGGGCCTCCAATGGAAATAATGCAAGACAGTCCATTGTCTGGATCTGGGCCGATGGATCCACAGATGTGCCATCGTAAAATACCGTCTCTGTTTGAAATTGTGGTGCGGCCCACTGCCCATTTGGCTCATAAATTGGGTGTCAG acCGCCTGGTCCACCAGGAGGACCCCCAGGGCCACCCCCACCAAGGTTTCCTGGGCCTCCCGGACCTATGGGTCCTCAAGGGCCAATGCACCATGATATGGATATGGAGGAAGGCCCACCTATGATGCCCTATGGTCCTGAGGATGGACCAGATATGATGGGTGATGGTCCACCAGGCCCAGATTTCTATGGTGAATATTATCCAGAACCAAATATGGAGATGAGACCCGACATGATAGGAGATGaag gTGCCTATAACGACTATGGAGGGATGCCAGAAGATCCTCATGGATATCATGAGCATCTTCCGGAAGAAGACCCTGGAAATATGGACGCACAGCCACCTTTCAACAAAGGAAACATCACAGACTTCTTGCCCTCTGCACAGCGAGCTTTGTATTTGCGTATTCAGCAGAAACAGCAAGAAGAAGAGGAGCGAGCAAGAAGGATGGCAGGGGGCACCCAACAGGACAGAGATAACGAAGAAG GTGATCCTGGAAATTGGTACTCCAGTGATGAGGAAGAAGGAGGGAGCAGTGTGACTTCAATACTGAAAACATTACGGCAGCAGTCATCTAACCGGCCTTCTCCACAGGCCCCTGCCCGAGATGGGGGTACAGGGGGACAAGTTGACCCACGTCTGCAAAAAAGTTCACCAGCCCCATCCAGCCGTCCTACTGATCCTCGTATTTCTCGTGATCCTCGACTTTCCCGAAATCCAGAAACCCCTTCTTCATCTGACAAAGGGCCAAGTGACCCCAGATTGGCTCGACACACAGCCCAGTCTTCCAAACAAGACTCTCCAGTAAATAAAACTACTGGAGATGAAGAAGAAGGTGAGAGAGTCCTAAGGGAAAAAACTGTCAACATCCCCCTTGATCCTCTTCCTGGTCATACAATAAGAGACCCAAGAAGCCAACTTCAGCAGTTCAGCCACATCAAAAAAGACTTAAGTTTAAACAAACCAAGCTTTGCCAGGACCGTTTTATGGAGTCCTGAGGACCTTATCCCACTGCCCATTCCTAAACAGGACTTGATCCCAGTGCCTCCTGCACTACAGTCTATGCAAGGCCTTGATTCCAGACTTAACCGTCCACCCACCTCAACATCCCATGACCCACGTCAGCGAGCAGCGGCTTCTGATGCACCTGCATCAAATCCTAGCCTGCCTGATTTTGAACTTCTTTCTAGGATTCTAAAAACTGTCAATGCTGCCTCTAGTACTGCGTCAGCACCAGCTGAAAAACCCACTGATCCTCGAATGCGAAAGCCTCCCGCTGACCCACGCCTTCAAAAATCCACAGAACCTGTGCTGCCTGCACGGCCACCAGAACCCACACAGCCCCTTCCCATAATACCTCCTGCTGAGAGCACAACAACCATTGCTCCCTATGACCCCCGTCTGCTAACTGCAGGGGGGGTGAGTAAACCCAGTGGCCAAAGTAATGTTCTCAGCTCTATTAGTTTGTATGACCCTCGGACAGGGAACAAGACTTCAGCTGATACCACTTCTAACGAGACATCCTCTAAGGGTTCAGACAGCAAAACTGCCAATAAACCAAAAGAGCCCCTTTTTGTTCGTAAGTCTGCCCTGGACCAACCAGAAGCAGACAAAACCAATTCAGATACTGCCACTGACCGCTACAACAGTTACAACAGGCCGCGTGCGAAAACTGCAGCTGCCTCAGATAACAGCCAGGCCGCTGTTCACAACTTACCGGTGCCATCTGTCTACGGTTTGGTCAAGCAAGCCAAGACTGGCAGCGGAAGCCCCTTTGCTGGAAACAGCCCAACACAGGACTCTGAACAGGACGCTGGCTCACTTAAGGATGTTTTTAAAGGATTTGATCCCACAGCATCTCCATTCTTACAGTGA